In the Flavobacteriales bacterium genome, TGATCGGCTGGGCCTTTGTGCTCATCTGGGTACCCGCCACGCTGTACAGCCAGCGGAAGATCCACCCGAAGGCGCTCTTCGTGCTCTTCTTCGCCGAGCTGTGGGAGCGCTTCAGCTTCTACGGCATGCGGGCGCTGCTGGTGCTGTACCTCACCAAGGAGCTCTTCGACAAGATGGCCGCCGGTGAGGCCGACGCGCGGGCCTACGGCATCTATGGCGCCTACAACGCGCTGCTGTACGCCGCGCCGGTGATCGGCGGCATGCTGGCCGACCGGGCCATCGGCTTCCGCAAGGCCATCCTGACGGGCGGGGCCTTCATGGCGCTGGGCCAGTTCATCCTGGCGCTGTCGTCCGGCTCCACGGGATCGCTGCACAGCGAGAGCATCTTCTTCCTGGGCCTGGCGGCGCTGACGGTGGGCAACGGCCTGTTCAAGCCGAACATCAGCAGCTTCCTGGGCACCTTCTACGACCGCAACGACACGCGCAAGGACGGCGCCTACACGCTGTTCTACATGGGCATCAACATCGGGGCCTTCCTGGCGCCGCTCACCTGCGGCTACCTGGGGCAGCGCGTGGGCTGGCACTACGGCTTCTTCAGCGCCGGGCTGGGCATGCTGCTGGGCATGGTGGTCTTCTTCCTCAACTTCAAGCACCTGGAAGGCAAGGGCCACGCGCCCGAGTCCGGTGAGGCCTGGCGCTTCATGGGCATCAAGGCCTTTCCGATGACCATCATCGGCAGCTTGATCATCATCCCGATCTTCAGCTTCCTGATCAACAGCGAAGGCATCACCGACTGGCTGCTCTTCGGCGCCGGCTTCGCCTGCCTGGGCTACCTGCTGTACACGGCCTTCACGGCGGAGGAC is a window encoding:
- a CDS encoding peptide MFS transporter — protein: MDFALWSLVIGWAFVLIWVPATLYSQRKIHPKALFVLFFAELWERFSFYGMRALLVLYLTKELFDKMAAGEADARAYGIYGAYNALLYAAPVIGGMLADRAIGFRKAILTGGAFMALGQFILALSSGSTGSLHSESIFFLGLAALTVGNGLFKPNISSFLGTFYDRNDTRKDGAYTLFYMGINIGAFLAPLTCGYLGQRVGWHYGFFSAGLGMLLGMVVFFLNFKHLEGKGHAPESGEAWRFMGIKAFPMTIIGSLIIIPIFSFLINSEGITDWLLFGAGFACLGYLLYTAFTAEDRAEGQRLFVFLILFFFHMIFWVLFEQAGGSINILTDRYVNRAGIEASQFQSVNALFIMLLAPVFNWLWVWLAKNKLEPRTPMKFFYGLIQMAIGYGIIVWGVKVGIANGAGATAIPMGFLIGMYLLHTTGELFLSPVGLSVVTKLSPQKVVGFVMGSWFLSIAFAHKVAGKLGQLIASSATDGADPIAELTGFMDVYLQWGVYIVLGCAAVLLVLTPAMKKWMHGIN